One stretch of Planctomycetota bacterium DNA includes these proteins:
- a CDS encoding metal-dependent hydrolase: MADLLTHLAVARVPAAFVKDRHVSLLLILGTFLPDLAAKSLYWIAWASEDFVRPTHSLPGLLCLSYLASLWVALPLRRAAFAAFFTGGLLHVAVDMLKDTLDQGAVFFLYPFSTRGFEFGLVDPENVIFFLPLNAVLLTAAWLIERRRHVRL, from the coding sequence ATGGCCGACCTTCTCACGCACCTGGCGGTGGCCCGTGTCCCGGCGGCGTTCGTGAAGGACCGCCACGTCTCCCTCCTCCTCATCCTGGGCACGTTCCTGCCGGACCTGGCCGCCAAGAGCCTCTACTGGATCGCCTGGGCGTCGGAAGACTTCGTGCGCCCCACCCACTCCCTGCCGGGACTCCTCTGCCTTTCCTATCTCGCCTCGCTCTGGGTCGCCCTCCCTCTTCGGCGGGCGGCCTTCGCCGCCTTCTTCACGGGAGGCTTGCTTCACGTCGCCGTGGACATGCTCAAGGACACCCTCGATCAGGGCGCGGTGTTCTTTCTTTATCCCTTCTCGACCCGGGGATTCGAATTCGGTCTCGTGGACCCCGAAAACGTGATCTTCTTCCTGCCGCTCAACGCCGTCCTTCTGACGGCGGCCTGGCTCATCGAACGGAGACGGCATGTTCGGCTCTAA
- a CDS encoding Hsp70 family protein yields MGKIVGIDLGTTNSVVAVVEGNEVKVIPNKHGSHLTPSVVAFTE; encoded by the coding sequence ATGGGCAAGATCGTCGGGATCGACCTGGGGACGACCAACTCGGTGGTGGCGGTGGTGGAGGGCAACGAAGTCAAGGTCATTCCCAATAAGCACGGGTCTCACCTGACTCCGTCGGTGGTGGCCTTTACCGAG